GGGAGATCGTCAAAGGACATCTCAATGTCCGCGACGCCGAGATACTGGTCACCGGCAAAGAGGACAAACCGAAAGCCAAAAAGGGGGGGCGCAAGCGGGCTTTCACCCAGAACGTGGAGCTCAACTCGATCGTCGAAGGCCTGACCGAACATCTGGCGACCAAGGTCAAGATCTTCGGGACACCGGAGCGCGGCAAGATCGAAATAGAATATTATTCGAAGGAAGACCTGGAACGGGTCCTCGAGCTGATCACCGCCGGCAAGATGAAGCGGCCGGAGAGCGCGCTGCCGGTCAACCCTTCTTTCTCCAGCGCCAGCGAGCTTGAGCCGCCGGCTTTAAATTAACCTTAATTGATGGACGTCAAGCTCGCTTCTCTGCTGGTCTTCCTGGGGGCCTACCTTCTTTTTATTTTTCTCCCTAATCGGCGCGCGCTCGTCGCGGCCGGCGGGGCCGGATTGCTTATTCTCTTTCGGGTCATGACCCCGGGTGAAGCTTTCTCGGCCGTGAACTGGAACGTGATGGGGATTTTTGTCGGGACTCTCGCGGTCGCTGATGTTTTTATGGTCAGCCGGGTCCCCGCTTTCCTGGCCGAAGAGATCGTCAACCGGGCCAAAAACACCGCCTGGTCATTGCTGTTGATCTGCGTGCTGACCAGCTTCATCTCCGCCTTCGTGGAAAATGTCGCCACCGTCCTGATCGTCGCCCCGATCGCCCTCTCCCTGGCCAGAAAACTGAAGATCGACCCGATCAATATCATGATCGCCATCGCCGTGGCCAGCAATTTGCAGGGGACAGCGACCCTGATCGGCGACCCCCCCAGCATGCTCCTTGGCGGTTATACCGGGATGAACTTTGGTGATTTCTTCTTTTATCAAAACCGACCCTCTATTTTTTGGGCGGTCGAGGTCGGCGCCCTCTTTTCCTTTATCGTTCTTTATCTCTTTTTCCGCCACTACCGGGGGAAAGCCGTGCTGGTCCGGACGGAAAAAGTCAGGTCGTGGTGGCCAACCGTCATGCTGGTCGGCCTGATCGTCTTGCTGGCCGGCTCTTCGTTCATCCCGAACGCTTCGCCCTACACCTCCGGGGCACTTTGCATCTTCTTTGGCTTGGTCGCCTTGGTTTGGGGAAGCTGGTTCAATGAAGCTTCCTTGATCAAAGGATTGAAATCGCTCGATTGGGAAACGACCTTTTTTCTGACTGGAGTAT
This region of Candidatus Margulisiibacteriota bacterium genomic DNA includes:
- a CDS encoding SLC13 family permease codes for the protein MDVKLASLLVFLGAYLLFIFLPNRRALVAAGGAGLLILFRVMTPGEAFSAVNWNVMGIFVGTLAVADVFMVSRVPAFLAEEIVNRAKNTAWSLLLICVLTSFISAFVENVATVLIVAPIALSLARKLKIDPINIMIAIAVASNLQGTATLIGDPPSMLLGGYTGMNFGDFFFYQNRPSIFWAVEVGALFSFIVLYLFFRHYRGKAVLVRTEKVRSWWPTVMLVGLIVLLAGSSFIPNASPYTSGALCIFFGLVALVWGSWFNEASLIKGLKSLDWETTFFLTGVFILVGSVTQAGWIQSLSQYLASIVGQNVLLAYCLLIVFSLAISAFVDNVPYLAAMLPVASALSLNLGTNPALLLFALLIGASLGGNITPIGASANIVACSLAKKEGYPISFGQFFRLGFPFTITAVGTAAVFVWFIWR